In the Phenylobacterium soli genome, ACGCCTCCGCGCCCCGCGGTTTCCGCGCCGCGCTGGAGCGCGCCCACGCGCCCGGCCGTCTGGCCCTCATCGCCGAGATCAAGAAGGCTTCGCCCTCGAAGGGTCTGATCCGCGAGGACTTCGATCCGCCCGCGCTGGCCCGCGCCTACGAGGCGGGCGGCGCGGCCTGCCTCTCGGTGCTCACCGACGGCCCGAGCTTCCAGGGCGCCGACGCCTATCTGGGCGCCGCCCGCGCCGCGGTCGCCCTGCCCTGCCTGCGCAAGGAGTTCCTGGTCGATCCGTGGCAGGTGGCCGAGAGCCGCGCGCTCGGCGCCGACGCCATCCTGGTGATCCTGGCCATGGTCGACGACGGCGTCGCCGCCGCCCTGATGTCCGAGGCCCGCCGCCTGGGGATGGATGCCCTGGTCGAGGTGCACGACGAGGCCGAGATGGACCGGGCCGGAGCCCTGGGCGCCGACCTTGTGGGGGTCAACAACCGCGACCTGCGCACCTTCGTCACCGACCTCGCGATCACCGAGCGGCTCGCCGCGCGGGCGCCCAAGGCCGCCCTCCTCGTCACGGAGAGCGGGATCTTCACCGCCGCCGACGCCGCGCGCCTGGAACACGCCGGGGCCAAGGCCATGCTGGTCGGCGAGAGCCTGATGCGCCAGGCCGACGTCACCGCCGCTACGCGCGAGCTTTTGGCCGCCTGACTGAGTCGCTGCGGCGCCGCTCGCGGCCTTGTGAAAACCGAGTGTTTTCAAAGGCTGTAGCGGTAACTTGACATTAACGCGGAACACCTAGAGAACATTCTCGACGTTTGCGCTTTGTTCTCGAAGCGCCCCCTGAAGTTCCAAAGGTGTCGCCGCCATGCTGACGCGCAAGCAACACGAGCTGCTCATGTTCATCCATGAGCGCATCAAGGAGACCGGCGTCTCGCCCTCTTTCGACGAGATGAAGGAGGCGCTGGGCCTGGCGTCGAAGTCCGGCATCCACCGGCTGATCACGGCGCTCGAGGAGCGCGGCTTCCTGCGCCGCCTGCCCCACCGGGCCCGGGCGCTGGAGGTGACCAAGCTGCCCACCCAGGCGACGACGGCCGCGCCACCCAAGGGGCGAGCCCCCTTCAAGCCGCAGCTTGTGGAGGCCGGGCCCGACGCTCCGGGCGCCGCGAACGACACCCGCGACCTGCCGATCCTCGGACGCATCGCCGCTGGCACGCCGATCGAGGCGATCCAGCAAGAGCGCGACCGGATTCCGGTGCCGGAGACCCTTCTGGGCGCCGGCGAGCACTTCGTCCTCGAGATCCAGGGCGACTCCATGGTCGGCGCCGGAATCCTCGACGGCGACTTCGTGGTCATCCGCCGGACCAATTCGGCCCAATCGGGCGAGATCGTCGTGGCCCTCGTCGATGGCGAAGAGGCCACCCTCAAGCGCCTGCGCAAGAAGGGCGCCTCGATCGCCCTGGAAGCGGCGAACCCCGCCTACGAGACCCGCATCTTCGGCCCCGACCGCGTGGCCGTTCAGGGCAAGCTCGTCGGCCTGATCCGCCGCTACCACTAGCAGCCCTCACGCGCGGTAGATGAAGTCGATCAGATAGACGTTCTCGCCCGTTCCATGGCGAGCGACGCTCAGGAGATCCGCCAGGTGCTCGAAGCCCGAGCGCCTGGCGATTTCGTCTGTGACGTCGGCGAAGTCGATGTGCTGGATGCGCGTGACCTCCACCTGGCCGGAGCCCAGCGGGTAGCGGCCGCCGACCTTCACCCTCACGCTTCGCCAGATGCGCACGGTGCAGGTGATGTCGCCGCGCATGATCGGCTCGCGCAGGCGCTTGGTGAAGGCGAGGCTCATCGGAGGTCTGGGCCCCAGGTCCATGGCCGCCGTCCGCGGAGGCTCTGGGCCCAGACGGCGCGCCATGAGCCGTCCGCCCGGCGATAGAGTTCGGCAGAGCCGCCCGCCGCGAAGGCCGCGCCGGTCAGCACCAGCTTGCCTGGACAGATCCCTGCCGGAAAGTCGTCGCGCAGCACGATCACCTCGGCGCTGCCGCAGAGCGCCTCGATCCGGCCATCCTTCAACGGGCGTCTGAGGTTCCAGGCGGCCGCGAGGCGCACGGGCGCTCCGGCCCTGGGCGCGCAGCTCCAGTGATCGCAGTCGTAGCCGATGTCGCGCAGGGCCTCGCCGCCGGAAGGATCGAGGCCCCGCCGGCGGGCCCAGAGCTCGGCCCCGAACAGCTTCACGTCCGGCCGGAACAGCACCGCCTGCCCTGCACTGCGCACCGCCACCGCCGAGCCGTCCGCGGCGATCCAGGCGTCGGGCGTGGCGGGCTTCGGCACGAGCGACACCGCCATGGCGAACGGCAGCCCGAGCCAGCGCAGCGGCCCCTTCCACAGGCAGAGCCAGAGGAGTCCGAGGAACGCGGCCGCCAGGGTCCATTCCGGCCCGCTGGCCACCGTCAACTGGGCGTAGGGCCAGCCGGCGATGGCCGTGGCGATCCGGTTCATGAGGGCGATGGCGAAACCCGCCATGTCGAGCGGCGCCTGGCCAAGACCGAAGGGCGACAGGGCCGCGCCCAACGCCAGGCCGGGCATCATGACGAGGCTGGAGATCGGCTCGCTGGCGAGGTTCGCCACCAGGCCCCAGGTGGAGATGCGGTTGAAGTGCTGCATGGCGAAGGGCGCGGTGGCGAGACCGGCCACGAGGCTTACGGCGACCGCCGCCACGGTCCAGGTCCGGACCGCCTGGAGGCCACGGATCCACCAGGGGGCGGAGATCTCCCGCACAGGCTGCGGCCAGGCTTCAGCCAGGGCGACCAGCGCCGCGGTCGCCGCGAAGGACATCTGGAACCCCGGCTGGGTCACCGCTTCGGGCTGCAGCAGCAGCACCGCCATGGCCGCCAGCGCCAGGGCGTGCAGGCTGATCGCCTGCCGCCCGACCAGGATGGCGCCGAACGCCACCGCCGCGGTGATCGCCGAACGCTCCGCCGGCGGTGGAGAGCCCGAGAGCACGAGATAGCCCAGCACGGCGGCGAGGCCGAGGAAGGCGGCGGTTTTCTTCCCGTCGATCCGCAGGGCCAGCCACGGCCAGGCGGCGATGATCAGGCGAACGCCGGCGAAGACGAAGCCGCCGACGATGGCCATGTGCAGGCCCGAGATCGAGATGATGTGGGCCAGCCCCGCGGCCCGCAGATCGTTCACCTGGGCCGGCGGGATGAAGGCGTCGTGGCCCGTCGTCATGGCCGCGGCGAGGCCGCCCTCCTCCACGCCCATGGCCTCTACGATCCGCCGGGTCAGGGTCCAGCGGATGGCGTTGACGCGCATGGTCAGGCGCAGTCGCCAGGGCGGCGGCGCGTCCGGCTCCCAACTCTGCGGGGTCCCGAGCGCGAAGCCCACCCCGCCGATGCTCTGGAAATAGGCGTCGCGGGCGAAGTCGTAGGCCCCGGGGCTCGCGGGTTGCGGCGGGGCGTTGACGACCGCCAGAAGGCTGATCGGCTCGCCCGGCGCGGGTGTGTAGCCGCCCTTCAGCGTCACTCGCACCCGGATCGGGGTGGCGTTCTGTGGCCACTCGCCGATCCGGGCCGGCGCGATCAGCAGCCGGCGACCGCCCTGCCCCGGGCTCGAGATGTCGAGCACCCAGCCCTCGATCCGAACCGGCGGCCCCTTGGTCGGCGCGAGCGGAGCCTTCACGTGTTCGGTGCGCAGCTTGGCCGCCGAGAATCCGCCGATCGCGCAGGCCGCCAGGACCAGCGCGGCGGTGACGCCCCGGTTGGGCCGCCAACGGCTGGCGAGCAGAAGCAGCGCGCCGACCATCGCCGCGCCGAGCCAGGCGAGCCAGACCTGCGGCTCGCGCGGCAGGGTGAAATAGAGCCCCGAGCCCAGGCCCAGGGAGACCGGCGTCCACAGGCTCCAGCGCTCCGCCTGGCGCGTGAGCTGCCGCGCGAGCCAGGTGGCGATCTCCCGAGCGCTAGGAAGGGTCCGAATCCGCGTGCTAAGAGGCGCGGCCCAGGCGCGATCGTGCGCCGCGGCCTCCCCAGACCCCGCACAATCGATGTCCGCTAATTCCGACTCTCGGCCCGTCGTCACCCGGATCGCCCCCTCGCCCACCGGCATGATGCACATTGGCACGGCCAGGACCGCCCTTTTCAACTGGCTTTACGCGCGCCACACCGGCGGCAAGTTCCTGCTGCGCATCGAGGACACCGATCGCGAGCGCTCCACGGCCGAAGCCGTGCAGGTGATCTTCGACGGCCTGAAGTGGCTGGGGCTCGAGGCGGACGAGGAGCCGGTGTTCCAGTTCGCCCGCGCCGACCGTCACCGCGCTGCGGTCGACGCGCTGCTCGCCCGCGACGCGGCCTACAAGGATTTCATGACGCCTGAGGAGCTCGAGGCCGAGCGCGAGGCGGCGCGCGCCGAGGGGCGCGTCGTCCGCTCGCCCTGGCGAGACCGCTCGCCCAACGACGCACCCGACCGCCCGTTCGTCGTGCGGCTCAAGGCGCCGCAGGAGGGTGAGACGATCGTCGACGACCAGGTGAAGGGTCAGGTCCGCTTCGAGAACCGGAACCTTGACGATCTGATCCTGCTGCGCACCGACGGGACGCCGACCTACAACCTCGCCGTGGTGGTCGACGACCACGAGATGGGGGTCACCCACGTGATCCGCGGCGACGACCACCTGAACAACGCCGCCCGCCAGACCCTGATCTACCAGGGCCTCGGCTGGGACGTGCCGGTCTGGGCCCACCTGCCGCTGATCCATGGCCCCGACGGGACCAAGCTCTCCAAGCGCCACGGGGCCCAGGCGGTCTCCGAGTTCGCCGACATGGGCTATCTGCCCGAGGCGATGCGCAACTACCTGGCCAAGCTCGGCTGGGGTCACGGCGACGACGAGATCTTCGCCGACGCCCAGGCGATCTCCTGGTTCGACATCAAGGACGTGGTCAGCGCCCCCGCTCGCCTCGACTGGGACAAGCTGAACCACCTCAACAACCACTATATCCGCGAGGCCGAGCCCGGGCGGCTGACCGGGCTCGTGTCGCACATCCTGCAAAGCCGCGAGTGGAAACTGCGCAGCACCGACCCGGATCTGCTGCAGCGCACCATCCCTCTCGTGCGCGATGGGGCCAAGACGCTGCTCGAACTCGCCGACGCCCTCGTCTTCGTCCTGAAGCAGCGGCCGCTGGAGATCCCCGAGAAGGGCCTCGCGATGCTGACGGACGAGGTGCGCGCGCGCCTGGCGCGCCTTCGGGAGGACCTCGCCGGGGCCACCGAATGGGAGGTTTCCGCCCTCGAGTCCCGCATCCGCGGGTTCGCGGAACGCGAAGGGGTGGGGATCGGGAAATTCGGCCCGGCGTTGCGCATGGTGATGGCCGGCGGCTCGCCTGCCCCCGATCTGGCGAGCACCTTGGTTTCGCTCGGGAAGGACGAAAGTTTAGGTCGGCTCGACGATGCCCTTTCGCTGGTGCGGTAAAGTGCTATAGGGCCCGACGAACAGGCGTTTCACTCACTCAAGAACAAGAAGGGGATCGGCATGGGCGACACGGCGAAGATCGACATCGGCGGCAAGGCGGTCGACGTGCCGGTGCTGAAGGGCACCATGGGCCCCGACGTGCTGGACATCCGCAAGGTGTACGCCGAAGCCGACGTCTTCACCTACGATCCCGGCTTCACCTCGACCGCCAGCTGCGAGAGCAAGATCACCTTCATCGACGGTGACAAGGGCGTGCTGCTGCACCGCGGCTATCCCATCGACCAACTGGCCGAACAGTCGAGCTTCCTCGAGGTCTGCTATCTGCTGCTGCACGGCGAACTGCCGAACGCGGCCCAGTTCACCGAGTTCGAGCACAACATCACCTACCACACGATGTTGCACGACCAGTTCGACCGGTTCTTCCAGGGCTTCCGCCGCGACGCCCACCCGATGGCGATCATGGTCGGCGCTGTCGGCGCTCTTTCGGCCTTCTACCACGACAGCACCAACGTCGATGATCCCGAGCAGCGGATGATCTCCGCCCATCGGATGATCGCCAAGATGCCGACCATCGCGGCCCGCGCCTTCAAGTACTTCCGCGGCCAACCCTTCGTGCATCCGCGCAACGAGCTCTCCTACGCCGAGAACTTCCTGCGCATGTGCTTCTCGGTCCCGGCCGAGGATTGGAAGGGCAACCCCGTGCTGACGCGGGCCATGGATCGGATCATGATCCTGCACGCCGACCACGAGCAGAACGCCTCGACCTCGACCGTCCGCAATGCCGGCTCCTCGGGCGCCAACCCGTTCGCCTGCGTCGCCGCCGGCATCGCCTGCCTCTGGGGCCCCGCGCACGGCGGCGCCAACGAGGAAGCGCTCAACATGCTGACCGAGATTGGCACCGTCGACCGCATCCCCGAATACGTCCAGGGCGTGAAGGACCGCCGCTATCGCCTGATGGGCTTCGGCCACCGGGTCTACAAGAACTACGACCCGCGCGCGAAGGTCATGCAGAAGACCTGCTACGAGGTCCTCAACGAGGTCGGCCACAAGGACGATCCGCTGCTGAAGGTGGCCCTCGAGCTCGAGAAGATCGCCCTGAACGACGACTACTTCGTGCAGCGCAAGCTCTACCCGAACGTCGACTTCTACTCCGGCATCACCCTGCGCGCGCTGGGCTTCCCGCCCGAGATGTTCACGGTGCTGTTCGCGGTCGCCCGCACCGTGGGCTGGATCGCCCAGTGGAAGGAGATGATCGAGGATCCGGCGCAGAAGATCAGCCGTCCGCGCCAGCTCTACACCGGCGCGCCGCAACGGGATTACGTGGCGGTCGACAAGCGCTGAGACCGACGGGGCGCTCAGGCGCCCCGCTTCTCCTCCAGGACTTTCAAGACTGCAGTGGCGGCGGCCTCCGAGGGATCGGGGCCGCCGCGTCCCATTTTGTCCAGCGCCGCATATTGTGCGGCGGTCTGGCGGGCGCGCAGTTCCGGATCGTCCAGGCGACGCGCGATCTCGCGGGCGAGCGCGGGCCCATTGCACTCGTCCTGGATCAGCTCCGGCGCCACGAAGTCCTGAGCGGCGATGTTGAACAGGGTGACGTACCGGGTGCGGATCAGCCGCTTGACGATGGCATAGGTGACCGGCCCCAGGCGGTAGCCGATGACCATCGGCGCACCCGCCAGGGCGAGCTCGGTCGTCACCGTTCCTGAGCACGCCAGCGCCACGGTCGCCGCCTTCATGGCGTCGAGCTTGGTCTCCTCGCCCTCCAGCACGTGCGCCCTGTGCGCCCAGCCCGCCACCCTGCCCTTCACCGCCTCGGCGACGGTTGGGGCGGCCGGCACCACCACCTGCAGCTCCGGGCGGCCGGCCTTGAGGATGTTCACCGCCTCTTCGAAGGCCGGCATGACACGGGCGATCTCGCTCGGCCGGCTGCCCGGCAGCACGAGCAGGATCGGGTCCTCAGCCCCGGCGCCGATCTGGGCGCGCAGCCGCGCCGGATCGGCCTTGGAGAAGTCGATGCTCAGGGCGGCGTTGCCGACGAAGGTCACCGGCAGGCCCTCGGCCTCGAAATAGGGCGCGTCGAAGGCGTGGATCGACAGGAGGTGGTCGACCGCCTGGGCCAGGGTCTTGGCCCGGCCGGGCCGCGTGGCCCAGACCTGTGGCCCCACATACTTGATGAGCGGCAGCCTGGGATCGAGCTTCCTCAGGCGCTGGGCGGCCCGCAGCGTGAAGCCCCAGGAATCGATCAGTACCGCCACGTCGGGCTTCTCGGCCGCCGCGATCGCCGCCGTCTCGTCGGCCCGCTTCACCACCCGCGGATAGGCCAGAAGGCCCTCGAGAAGGCCGAGGATCGACAGCTCGGAGATGTCGAAGGGGCTCTTCACCCCCTCGGCGGCCATCCGCTCGCCGCCGACGCCGACGAAGCGCACGCCCTCGCCCAGCTTCGCCTTCAGCGCCCGCGCGAGGCCCGCGCCCCGGTCATCGCCCGAGGCCTCGGCGGCCACGAGCATGACGGTGAGCGGCCGGGTCACGGCGCCGGCTCCACGCCGAGGATGAAGAGCCCGAGCTCGTCGGCGGCCTCGATGACCGCCTCACGGTCGAGGACCAGAAGCCGTCCCGCCTCGCCGACGATGCCGGCCAGGCCCGCCGCGGCCGCCGACTGCACGGTGGCCAGGCCGATGGTGGGCATGTCGACACGCGTCTCCTGGATCGGCTTGGGAGCTTTCGCGAGCACGCCCTGCGGCGCACCTGGGGCGCCGCGGATCGCCTCCGGCAGGCCCGCCACGCGCTCCAGCATGGCCGCCGTGCCCTCCTGCGCCTCGAGCGCCAGCACCAGGCCGCGGCAGACCACGGCCGCCTGGCCGATGTCGAGCCGCCCGATCGCGCGCGCCACCTCCAGCGCCCGCTCGGCGTCCGAGCGCGCGGCCTCTCCGGGGCGGTGCCGGCCGAGCGGGCCGGCGGGCAGGCTGAGGTCTTCCATCACCTCATGCGCGCCCTCCACCGCGAAGCCCTCCTTCTCGAACTCGCCGACCAGGAAACGCAGCAGGGCGTCGTCCCCCTTGCCCGCCGCCAGGATGGCGCCTGGCAGGGCCTTCAGGCCCCGCAGGTCCGGCATCAGGGTGGCGAAGTCTGGACGGGCCACGTTGCCGGCCAGGCAGACTGCTTCGCAGCCGGCGCGCTTGAGGAGCTTGAAGCATTTGCCGAGTTCGGCCAGCCCGACCTCGGCGCCGGCGAAGGGCCCGAGCTCGGTCCCTGCGAAGCCCTTCAGGCGGATCACGAACAGCGGCCGCCCCGAGCGTTCGCAGTGCTCGGCGATCTCGACCGGCAGACCGCCGCCGCC is a window encoding:
- the trpC gene encoding indole-3-glycerol phosphate synthase TrpC, producing MSDILAKIAAYKRQEVAERRAIRDQAAVEAAASHASAPRGFRAALERAHAPGRLALIAEIKKASPSKGLIREDFDPPALARAYEAGGAACLSVLTDGPSFQGADAYLGAARAAVALPCLRKEFLVDPWQVAESRALGADAILVILAMVDDGVAAALMSEARRLGMDALVEVHDEAEMDRAGALGADLVGVNNRDLRTFVTDLAITERLAARAPKAALLVTESGIFTAADAARLEHAGAKAMLVGESLMRQADVTAATRELLAA
- the lpxB gene encoding lipid-A-disaccharide synthase; amino-acid sequence: MTRPLTVMLVAAEASGDDRGAGLARALKAKLGEGVRFVGVGGERMAAEGVKSPFDISELSILGLLEGLLAYPRVVKRADETAAIAAAEKPDVAVLIDSWGFTLRAAQRLRKLDPRLPLIKYVGPQVWATRPGRAKTLAQAVDHLLSIHAFDAPYFEAEGLPVTFVGNAALSIDFSKADPARLRAQIGAGAEDPILLVLPGSRPSEIARVMPAFEEAVNILKAGRPELQVVVPAAPTVAEAVKGRVAGWAHRAHVLEGEETKLDAMKAATVALACSGTVTTELALAGAPMVIGYRLGPVTYAIVKRLIRTRYVTLFNIAAQDFVAPELIQDECNGPALAREIARRLDDPELRARQTAAQYAALDKMGRGGPDPSEAAATAVLKVLEEKRGA
- the gltX gene encoding glutamate--tRNA ligase; the encoded protein is MSANSDSRPVVTRIAPSPTGMMHIGTARTALFNWLYARHTGGKFLLRIEDTDRERSTAEAVQVIFDGLKWLGLEADEEPVFQFARADRHRAAVDALLARDAAYKDFMTPEELEAEREAARAEGRVVRSPWRDRSPNDAPDRPFVVRLKAPQEGETIVDDQVKGQVRFENRNLDDLILLRTDGTPTYNLAVVVDDHEMGVTHVIRGDDHLNNAARQTLIYQGLGWDVPVWAHLPLIHGPDGTKLSKRHGAQAVSEFADMGYLPEAMRNYLAKLGWGHGDDEIFADAQAISWFDIKDVVSAPARLDWDKLNHLNNHYIREAEPGRLTGLVSHILQSREWKLRSTDPDLLQRTIPLVRDGAKTLLELADALVFVLKQRPLEIPEKGLAMLTDEVRARLARLREDLAGATEWEVSALESRIRGFAEREGVGIGKFGPALRMVMAGGSPAPDLASTLVSLGKDESLGRLDDALSLVR
- the lexA gene encoding transcriptional repressor LexA — protein: MLTRKQHELLMFIHERIKETGVSPSFDEMKEALGLASKSGIHRLITALEERGFLRRLPHRARALEVTKLPTQATTAAPPKGRAPFKPQLVEAGPDAPGAANDTRDLPILGRIAAGTPIEAIQQERDRIPVPETLLGAGEHFVLEIQGDSMVGAGILDGDFVVIRRTNSAQSGEIVVALVDGEEATLKRLRKKGASIALEAANPAYETRIFGPDRVAVQGKLVGLIRRYH
- a CDS encoding ComEC/Rec2 family competence protein, with protein sequence MPVGEGAIRVTTGRESELADIDCAGSGEAAAHDRAWAAPLSTRIRTLPSAREIATWLARQLTRQAERWSLWTPVSLGLGSGLYFTLPREPQVWLAWLGAAMVGALLLLASRWRPNRGVTAALVLAACAIGGFSAAKLRTEHVKAPLAPTKGPPVRIEGWVLDISSPGQGGRRLLIAPARIGEWPQNATPIRVRVTLKGGYTPAPGEPISLLAVVNAPPQPASPGAYDFARDAYFQSIGGVGFALGTPQSWEPDAPPPWRLRLTMRVNAIRWTLTRRIVEAMGVEEGGLAAAMTTGHDAFIPPAQVNDLRAAGLAHIISISGLHMAIVGGFVFAGVRLIIAAWPWLALRIDGKKTAAFLGLAAVLGYLVLSGSPPPAERSAITAAVAFGAILVGRQAISLHALALAAMAVLLLQPEAVTQPGFQMSFAATAALVALAEAWPQPVREISAPWWIRGLQAVRTWTVAAVAVSLVAGLATAPFAMQHFNRISTWGLVANLASEPISSLVMMPGLALGAALSPFGLGQAPLDMAGFAIALMNRIATAIAGWPYAQLTVASGPEWTLAAAFLGLLWLCLWKGPLRWLGLPFAMAVSLVPKPATPDAWIAADGSAVAVRSAGQAVLFRPDVKLFGAELWARRRGLDPSGGEALRDIGYDCDHWSCAPRAGAPVRLAAAWNLRRPLKDGRIEALCGSAEVIVLRDDFPAGICPGKLVLTGAAFAAGGSAELYRRADGSWRAVWAQSLRGRRPWTWGPDLR
- the lpxI gene encoding UDP-2,3-diacylglucosamine diphosphatase; this translates as MKKLGLIAGGGGLPVEIAEHCERSGRPLFVIRLKGFAGTELGPFAGAEVGLAELGKCFKLLKRAGCEAVCLAGNVARPDFATLMPDLRGLKALPGAILAAGKGDDALLRFLVGEFEKEGFAVEGAHEVMEDLSLPAGPLGRHRPGEAARSDAERALEVARAIGRLDIGQAAVVCRGLVLALEAQEGTAAMLERVAGLPEAIRGAPGAPQGVLAKAPKPIQETRVDMPTIGLATVQSAAAAGLAGIVGEAGRLLVLDREAVIEAADELGLFILGVEPAP
- the gltA gene encoding citrate synthase: MGDTAKIDIGGKAVDVPVLKGTMGPDVLDIRKVYAEADVFTYDPGFTSTASCESKITFIDGDKGVLLHRGYPIDQLAEQSSFLEVCYLLLHGELPNAAQFTEFEHNITYHTMLHDQFDRFFQGFRRDAHPMAIMVGAVGALSAFYHDSTNVDDPEQRMISAHRMIAKMPTIAARAFKYFRGQPFVHPRNELSYAENFLRMCFSVPAEDWKGNPVLTRAMDRIMILHADHEQNASTSTVRNAGSSGANPFACVAAGIACLWGPAHGGANEEALNMLTEIGTVDRIPEYVQGVKDRRYRLMGFGHRVYKNYDPRAKVMQKTCYEVLNEVGHKDDPLLKVALELEKIALNDDYFVQRKLYPNVDFYSGITLRALGFPPEMFTVLFAVARTVGWIAQWKEMIEDPAQKISRPRQLYTGAPQRDYVAVDKR
- a CDS encoding ASCH domain-containing protein, with product MSLAFTKRLREPIMRGDITCTVRIWRSVRVKVGGRYPLGSGQVEVTRIQHIDFADVTDEIARRSGFEHLADLLSVARHGTGENVYLIDFIYRA